In one Paramormyrops kingsleyae isolate MSU_618 chromosome 18, PKINGS_0.4, whole genome shotgun sequence genomic region, the following are encoded:
- the LOC140579743 gene encoding protocadherin alpha-8-like, with protein MVETGYINIMEINQYKRTHQYGWAILHFAVLWLLCKRGSCQVRYSIQEELPLGTVVGNVVKDVGLDKSGLVDRNLRIVTGTKQDLFLVNQRDGALFVDQRIDREDLCGKTAQCLINLKAVIENPLEIHYVTVEIVDVNDNAPIFPDKDYRLEISESAMSGARFQLEGAHDSDVGLNGLLIYKLSHNDKFQLEIEELSKDSKNLFLVLQKPLDREYVPQYNLVLTALDSGNPQKSGVLNITVVILDINDNAPVCRQQKYTVSVPENIPPGTFLLRVNASDKDEGTNGMVEYAFRNKFRNSDSELFEINRKTGEIKVRGEIDYEKNHIYELNIQVSDAGSVPLSTHCNVFVKVEDVNDNRPEIDITSLSSRIPENTSVGTMVGLIGVADLDSGVNGQIVCTLPEDLPFDLKHSTEKNFYSLVTKGRLDRESMPQYEMIITARDLGSPSLFSVKTVRVELSDVNDNSPVFSQSPYTFYLMENNDPGASIFKISASDADESENARISYSFGNLIPSQSVTSFLNINSDSGDIYALKSFDFETMKTFQFQVVAKDSGTPSLSSNVTVNVFILDQNDNAPLILSPVSTNGSTEGVVEFSRNANAGHLVTKVRAYDPDIGYNGWLSFSLQQVTDPSLFGLERYTGEIRTLRPFTESDVVLHKLVILVKDNGNISLSATATVVINAVETKEAFASSEIKSSVKKEEENNITLYLMISLGSVSALFVFSIIGLIVMQCSKPPDYSSKYSRDSNYVDTSGNGTLCHSIQYRSGEKRYMLVGPRMSIGSTIVPGSNGNTLVVHEHSKRISGEVSHSHFLMHLYILCKSIDYSLFCFGICLSSCMHSRAFKPVIIC; from the coding sequence ATGGTGGAAACGGGCTACATCAACATAATGGAGATCAACCAATACAAAAGGACACACCAGTATGGCTGGGCAATTCTTCATTTTGCGGTTCTGTGGTTGTTGTGCAAAAGAGGATCTTGTCAAGTCCGTTACTCCATCCAGGAGGAATTACCGCTCGGCACCGTGGTGGGAAATGTGGTTAAAGACGTGGGACTGGATAAAAGTGGCCTTGTCGATCGGAACCTGCGAATTGTGACGGGAACAAAGCAGGACCTTTTCCTTGTAAACCAGAGAGACGGCGCTTTGTTTGTTGACCAGAGGATAGACAGAGAGGATCTATGCGGTAAAACTGCTCAATGTTTAATTAACCTTAAAGCTGTGATAGAAAACCCACTAGAAATACATTACGTTACTGTAGAAATTGTGGATGTTAACGATAACGCTCCCATCTTTCCGGACAAAGATTATCGTTTAGAAATATCAGAGTCTGCCATGTCTGGGGCGCGCTTTCAATTGGAAGGTGCGCATGATTCCGATGTGGGTTTAAATGGCTTACTGATCTATAAACTGAGCCACAACGATAAGTTTCAGTTAGAGATAGAAGAGTTAAGTAAAGACAGTAAAAATCTATTTTTAGTTTTACAGAAACCATTAGACAGGGAATACGTCCCTCAATACAATTTAGTCTTGACTGCTTTAGATAGCGGCAATCCTCAAAAATCTGGCGTTTTAAATATCACTGTTGTCATACTGGATATCAATGACAACGCGCCAGTTTGCCGtcagcagaaatatacagttaGCGTGCCTGAAAACATCCCGCCCGGTACATTTTTATTACGTGTAAATGCTTCCGATAAAGATGAAGGCACGAATGGCATGGTTGAGTATGCGTTTCGAAATAAATTTAGGAACAGCGATTCAGAGCTATTtgaaattaacagaaaaacGGGGGAAATAAAAGTAAGGGGTGAAATTGATTACGAAAAGAATCATATTTATGAGCTTAATATTCAGGTCTCCGATGCTGGAAGTGTCCCTTTGTCCACTCACTGTAACGTATTTGTGAAAGTGGAGGATGTGAACGATAACAGGCCTGAGATAGACATCACCTCTCTGTCAAGCCGGATTCCCGAGAATACGTCTGTAGGTACTATGGTAGGGCTGATCGGAGTAGCCGATCTGGATTCAGGTGTGAATGGACAGATCGTTTGTACGTTGCCCGAAGACTTACCCTTTGACCTAAAACATTCAACAGAGAAAAATTTCTATTCATTAGTAACAAAGGGCCGCTTAGACAGAGAGTCAATGCCACAGTATGAGATGATTATAACTGCGAGGGACCTGGGATCCCCTTCGTTATTCTCCGTTAAGACAGTCCGCGTGGAATTATCAGATGTTAACGACAACAGTCCGGTCTTCTCACAGAGTCCCTACACCTTCTATTTAATGGAAAATAACGACCCTGGTGCATCTATATTCAAAATTAGTGCCTCTGATGCAGATGAGAGTGAAAATGCCCGAATTTCCTATTCATTTGGGAACTTAATTCCAAGTCAAAGTGTAACATCTTTCTTAAACATTAACTCTGATAGTGGTGATATTTATGCATTGAAAAGCTTTGACTTTGAAACAATGAAAACCTTCCAATTCCAAGTAGTAGCTAAAGACTCCGGAACCCCGTCGCTAAGCAGCAACGTCACAGTGAATGTGTTCATCCTGGATCAGAACGACAACGCTCCGCTCATCCTGTCTCCTGTCAGTACTAACGGCTCCACGGAGGGTGTAGTAGAGTTTTCCCGCAATGCAAACGCAGGTCATTTGGTGACTAAAGTAAGAGCCTATGATCCTGACATAGGATACAATGGTTGGTTGTCGTTCTCTCTGCAGCAAGTTACCGACCCCAGTCTCTTTGGTTTGGAGCGCTACACAGGAGAGATCAGGACACTTCGGCCATTCACCGAATCAGACGTGGTCCTGCATAAATTAGTCATACTAGTAAAAGACAACGGAAACATCTCACTGTCAGCTACAGCAACCGTGGTTATAAACGCAGTGGAGACCAAAGAGGCGTTTGCATCTTCTGAAATTAAAAGTTCAGTAAAGAAGGAAGAGGAGAACAACATCACCTTGTATCTGATGATCTCTCTGGGGTCAGTTTCAGCGCTTTTTGTATTCAGTATAATCGGCCTGATAGTCATGCAGTGCTCTAAACCTCCAGACTATTCCTCCAAGTACTCACGTGATTCCAATTATGTAGACACAAGCGGGAACGGAACTCTGTGTCACAGTATCCAGTACAGATCCGGAGAGAAACGGTACATGTTAGTTGGACCCAGGATGAGTATCGGTTCTACTATTGTCCCTGGAAGCAACGGAAATACGCTTGTGGTCCATGAACACAGTAAGAGAATTTCAGGAGAGGTAAGCCATTCACATTTCCTCATGCATCTTTACATTCTGTGCAAATCAATCGATTACtcactgttttgttttggtatTTGCCTGTCTTCTTGTATGCATAGCAGAGCATTCAAACCTGTTATTATTTGTTAA
- the LOC111834664 gene encoding protocadherin alpha-4-like isoform X5 produces the protein MHHITVEILDVNDNSPSFPDKNDRLEIPEFTVTGARFQLEEAQDPDIGLNALHSYKLSQNEHFLLETKDLRKDSKIPILILQKPLDRENIAQYNVTLTAIDGGNPSKSGTLNITVIVLDANDNAPVCDQQQYTVIAKENVPIGTFLLKINATDSDEGLNGEVEFSFRNKFRSKANELVDLDSETGELTVKGLIDFEESKNYEINIEVSDKGALPLKTQCSVFLKVEDVNDNRPEIDITSQSNQIPENAPVGTVVALIGVTDLDSNMNGQVVCTLPEGMPFELKHSTEDSFYSLVTKSRLDREAMPKYDITITAKDLGSPSLSSVKTVRVELSDVNDNRPVFLQSPYTFYMIENNESGNSIFTVSASDADENENSRITYELENAIPGQSVRSFLNINPDNGNIHALKSFDFETMKTFPFQVVARDSGTPSLSSNVTVNVFILDQNDNAPVILSPVSTNGSTEGVVELSRSANAGHLVTKVRAYDPDIGYNGWLSFSLQQVTDPSLFSLERYTGQIRTLRPFTEGDEVVHKLVVLVKDNGNISLSATATVFIHAVELKEAFSSSELKNTEKREEENVTFYLMISLACVSALFVFSIIGLIVMQCSKPPDYSSKYSRDSNCIDTSGNGTLCHSIQYRSGEKRYMLVGPRMSIGSSLVPGSNGNTLVVHEHSKRFSGENLSLHRLHHKDMI, from the coding sequence ATGCATCACATTACTGTAGAGATTTTAGATGTCAATGATAATTCCCCGAGTTTTCCAGACAAAAACGATCGATTAGAAATTCCGGAATTTACCGTGACAGGAGCACGATTTCAGCTTGAAGAAGCGCAAGATCCAGATATCGGCCTGAATGCTTTGCATTCATATAAGCTGAGTCAGAACGAGCATTTTCTTTTGGAAACAAAGGATTTGAGAAAAGATAGTAAAATCCCTATTTTAATATTGCAGAAGCCTTTGGATAGAGAAAATATAGCACAATATAATGTAACACTTACAGCTATAGATGGTGGCAACCCATCCAAATCTGGTACTCTAAATATTACTGTGATTGTTTTGGACGCTAACGACAATGCGCCAGTGTGTGACCAACAACAATATACAGTTATAGCAAAAGAAAATGTACCAATCGGaacttttttattaaaaatcaaTGCCACTGACTCAGATGAGGGACTTAACGGTGAAGTGGAATTCTCATTCAGAAATAAATTCAGAAGCAAAGCTAATGAACTTGTAGATTTGGACTCCGAAACCGGAGAATTAACAGTAAAGGGGCTAATTGATTTTGAGGAAAGTaaaaattatgaaataaatattgaGGTCTCTGATAAAGGAGCATTACCACTGAAAACACAATGCAGCGTATTTTTGAAAGTGGAGGATGTGAACGACAACAGGCCTGAGATAGACATCACCTCTCAATCCAACCAAATTCCCGAGAACGCGCCTGTAGGTACAGTAGTGGCGCTGATCGGAGTAACTGACCTGGATTCAAATATGAATGGACAGGTAGTTTGTACACTGCCAGAAGGCATGCCGTTTGAACTGAAACATTCGACTGAGGACAGTTTCTATTCACTAGTGACAAAGAGTCGCTTAGACAGAGAGGCAATGCCGAAGTACGATATAACAATAACAGCGAAGGACCTGGGATCCCCTTCGTTATCCTCAGTTAAGACAGTCCGCGTGGAATTATCAGACGTTAACGACAACAGACCGGTCTTCTTACAGAGCCCCTACACCTTCTACATGATAGAAAACAACGAGTCTGGGAACTCTATTTTCACTGTAAGTGCCTCGGATGCAGATGAGAATGAAAATTCCCGAATTACATATGAACTTGAGAACGCAATACCAGGTCAAAGTGTAAGATCTTTCTTAAACATTAACCCAGACAACGGGAACATACATGCATTGAAAAGCTTTGACTTTGAAACAATGAAAACCTTCCCGTTCCAAGTAGTAGCTAGAGACTCCGGAACCCCATCACTAAGCAGCAACGTCACGGTGAATGTGTTCATCCTGGATCAGAACGACAACGCTCCGGTCATCCTGTCTCCTGTCAGCACTAATGGCTCCACGGAGGGTGTAGTAGAGCTTTCCCGCAGTGCAAACGCAGGTCATTTGGTGACTAAAGTAAGAGCCTATGATCCTGACATAGGATACAATGGCTGGTTGTCGTTTTCTCTGCAGCAAGTTACCGACCCCAGTCTGTTTAGCTTGGAGCGCTATACAGGACAGATTAGAACACTTCGACCATTCACTGAAGGAGACGAGGTCGTGCATAAACTGGTTGTACTGGTAAAAGACAATGGGAACATCTCACTGTCAGCTACAGCAACCGTGTTTATTCACGCAGTGGAGCTCAAAGAGGCGTTTTCATCATCGGaattaaaaaacacagaaaagagGGAAGAGGAGAACGTCACATTCTATCTAATGATTTCTTTGGCCTGTGTTTCTGCGCTTTTTGTATTCAGTATAATCGGCCTGATAGTCATGCAGTGCTCTAAACCTCCAGACTATTCCTCCAAGTACTCACGTGACTCCAACTGCATAGACACGAGCGGGAACGGAACTCTGTGTCACAGCATCCAGTACAGATCCGGAGAGAAACGGTACATGTTAGTAGGACCCAGGATGAGTATCGGTTCTTCTCTTGTACCTGGGAGCAACGGGAATACGCTTGTTGTCCATGAACACAGTAAGAGATTTTCCGGTGAG
- the LOC111834664 gene encoding protocadherin alpha-8-like isoform X3 yields the protein METDQCKRTRQYGWAFLHLVVLSLLSRRGSCQVRYSIQEELPLGTVVGNVAKDIGLDTSVLVDRNLRIVTGTKQDLLLVNQRDGALFVNQRIDREDLCGKTAQCSINLKAVIENPTEIHRITVEILDVNDNAPSFPDTDYRLEISESAVTGARFPLEGAQDFDVGLNGLRIYKLSQNDKLQLEIEDISKDSKIPFLILQKPLDREHVPQYNLLLTALDGGSPQKSGVLNITIVILDINDNAPVCGQQKYTVSVPENIPPGTFLLRVNASDKDEGTNGIVEYSFRNEFRNKDSELFEINRKTGEIKVRGPIDYETKHYYELNIQVSDGGSVPLSTHCSAFVKVEDENDNRPEIDITSLSSHIPENAPVGTVVALIGVTDLDSGVNGQVVCTLAEDVPFDLKHSSEDNFYSLVTKSRLDRELVAQYEIIITARDLGSPSLSSVKTVRVELSDVNDNSPVFSQSPYTFYIMENNDPGASIFRISASDADESENALISYSFGNVIPSQSVTSFLNINSDSGDIHALKSFDFETMKTFQFQVVAKDSGIPSLSYNVTVNVFILDQNDNAPLILSPVSTNGSTEGVVELSRNANAGHLVTKVRAYDPDIGYNGWLSFSLQQVTDPSLFGLERYTGEIRTLRPFTESDVVLHKLVILVKDNGNISLSATATVVINAVETKEAFASSEIKSSVKKEEENNITLYLMISLGSVSALFVFSIIGLIVIQCSKPPDYSSKYSRDSNCIDTSGNGTLCHSIQYRSGEKRYMLVGPRMSIGSAIVPGSNGNTLVVHEHSKRISGENLSLHRLHHKDMI from the coding sequence ATGGAGACCGACCAATGCAAAAGGACACGGCAGTATGGCTGGGCATTTCTTCATCTTGTGGTTCTGTCGTTGTTGAGCAGAAGAGGATCTTGTCAAGTCCGTTACTCCATCCAGGAGGAATTACCGCTCGGCACCGTAGTGGGGAATGTGGCTAAAGACATCGGACTGGATACAAGCGTGTTGGTGGATCGGAACCTGCGTATTGTGACGGGAACAAAGCAGGACCTTTTGCTGGTAAACCAGAGAGATGGCGCTTTGTTTGTCAACCAGAGGATAGACAGAGAGGACCTATGCGGTAAAACTGCGCAATGTTCTATTAATCTTAAAGCTGTGATAGAAAACCCAACAGAAATACATCGCATAACGGTAGAGATTTTAGATGTAAACGACAACGCTCCCAGCTTTCCAGATACAGACTATCGTTTAGAAATATCAGAGTCTGCGGTGACTGGGGCACGTTTTCCGTTGGAAGGTGCACAAGATTTCGATGTGGGTTTAAATGGTTTACGAATTTATAAATTGAGTCAAAATGATAAATTGCAATTAGAGATAGAAGACATAAGTAAAGATAgtaaaattccatttttaattttgcaaaAGCCATTAGACAGGGAACATGTCCCTCAATACAATCTACTCCTGACTGCTTTAGATGGCGGTAGTCCTCAAAAATCCGGCGTTTTAAATATCACTATTGTCATACTGGATATCAATGACAACGCGCCAGTTTGCGGtcagcagaaatatacagttaGCGTGCCTGAAAACATCCCGCCCGGTACATTTTTATTACGCGTAAATGCTTCCGATAAAGATGAAGGCACGAACGGCATTGTTGAGTATTCGTTTCGAAATGAATTTAGAAACAAAGATTCAGAGCTATTtgaaattaacagaaaaacGGGAGAAATAAAAGTAAGAGGTCCAATTGATTACGAAACGAAACATTATTATGAGCTAAATATACAGGTCTCAGATGGTGGATCAGTACCATTGTCCACTCATTGCAGTGCATTTGTGAAGGTGGAGGATGAGAATGACAACAGGCCTGAGATAGACATCACCTCTTTATCCAGTCACATTCCTGAGAACGCGCCTGTAGGTACCGTGGTGGCGCTGATCGGAGTCACTGACCTGGATTCAGGTGTGAATGGACAGGTAGTTTGTACACTAGCTGAGGATGTGCCTTTTGACCTGAAGCATTCAAGTGAGGACAATTTCTATTCGTTAGTGACAAAGAGCCGCTTAGACAGAGAGTTGGTAGCACAGTATGAAATAATTATAACAGCGAGGGACCTGGGATCCCCTTCGTTATCCTCCGTTAAGACAGTCCGCGTGGAATTATCAGACGTTAACGACAACAGTCCGGTCTTCTCACAGAGCCCCTACACCTTCTATATAATGGAAAATAACGACCCTGGTGCATCTATATTCAGAATCAGTGCCTCTGATGCAGATGAGAGTGAAAATGCTCTCATTTCCTATTCATTTGGGAACGTAATTCCAAGTCAAAGTGTAACTTCTTTCTTAAACATTAACTCTGACAGTGGTGATATTCATGCACTGAAAAGCTTTGACTTTGAAACAATGAAAACCTTCCAGTTCCAAGTAGTAGCTAAAGACTCCGGAATCCCGTCGCTGAGCTACAACGTCACGGTGAATGTGTTCATCCTGGATCAGAACGACAACGCTCCGCTCATCCTGTCACCTGTCAGTACTAACGGCTCCACGGAGGGTGTAGTAGAGCTTTCCCGCAATGCAAACGCAGGACATTTGGTGACTAAAGTAAGAGCCTATGATCCTGACATAGGATACAATGGTTGGTTGTCATTCTCTCTGCAGCAAGTTACGGACCCCAGTCTCTTTGGTTTGGAGCGCTACACAGGAGAGATCAGGACACTTCGGCCATTTACTGAATCAGACGTGGTCCTGCATAAATTAGTCATACTAGTAAAAGACAACGGAAACATCTCACTGTCAGCTACAGCAACCGTGGTTATAAACGCAGTGGAGACCAAAGAGGCGTTTGCATCTTCTGAAATTAAAAGTTCAGTAAAGAAGGAAGAGGAGAACAACATCACATTGTATCTGATGATCTCGCTGGGCTCTGTTTCAGCGCTTTTTGTATTCAGTATTATTGGCCTGATAGTCATACAGTGCTCAAAACCTCCAGACTATTCCTCCAAGTACTCACGTGATTCCAACTGCATAGACACGAGCGGGAACGGAACTTTGTGTCACAGTATCCAGTACAGATCCGGAGAGAAACGGTACATGTTAGTTGGACCCAGGATGAGTATCGGTTCTGCTATTGTCCCTGGAAGCAATGGGAATACGCTTGTGGTCCATGAACACAGTAAGAGAATTTCCGGAGAG
- the LOC111834665 gene encoding protocadherin alpha-8-like — MHQITVQILDVNDHSPTFPSKESRIEISESATPGTRFQLEGARDPDVGVNGLRLYKLEQNEHFRLEVEDLNENNKIPFLTLQKALDREDKPYLNLLLTALDGGSPSRTATLNIAVIVLDVNDNAPVCNEKKYTVTITENSPVDTVVLQVNATDLDDGANGEITYLFGNKFRSKATELFDLDRKTGEIKVKGLVDYELEHIYEINIEASDAGPVPLSTHCNVFVHVEDMNDNRPEIDITSQSSQIPENAPVGTVVALIGVTDLDSGVNGQVVCTLPEDVPFELKHSNEDHFYSLVTTRNLDRELVPQYEIIITARDLGSPSLSSVKTVRVELSDVNDNSPVFSQSPYTFYIMENNEPGASIFATSASDADENENARISYSLEHVISGQSVTSFLNINPDNGNIYALKSFDFETLKTFHFQVVAKDSGSPSLSSNVRVNVFILDQNDNAPLILSPVSTNGSAEGVVEISRNVNAGHLVTKVRTYDPDIGYNGWLSFSLQQVTDPSLFGLERYTGQIRTLRPFSESDEVVHKLVVLVKDNGNISLSATATVFIHAVEIKEAFASSNIKSSEKTDEQNNITLYLMISLGSVSALFVFSIIGLIVMQCSKPPEYSSKYSHDSNCVDTSGNGTLCHSIQYRSGEKRYMLVGPRTSIGSTIVPGSNGNTLVVQEYNKRVSGEITGGLHP; from the exons ATGCATCAGATTACTGTTCAGATTTTGGATGTCAATGACCATTCCCCTACTTTTCCCAGTAAAGAGAGTCGCATTGAAATTTCTGAATCCGCCACGCCTGGAACTCGCTTTCAGTTAGAAGGTGCTAGAGACCCAGATGTAGGCGTAAATGGGTTACGATTGTATAAACTGGAGCAAAATGAACATTTCCGATTGGAAGTAGAGGATCTCAACGAGAATAATAAAATTCCTTTCTTAACGTTACAAAAGGCACTGGACAGGGAAGACAAACCGTATCTCAATTTACTGCTGACCGCTTTGGATGGGGGCAGTCCTTCGCGAACTGCTACTTTGAACATTGCTGTAATCGTTTTAGATGTAAATGATAATGCACCAGTTTGTAACGAAAAGAAATACACAGTGACTATAACGGAAAATTCCCCAGTAGATACTGTAGTCTTGCAAGTGAATGCGACTGATTTGGATGACGGCGCCAACGGAGAAATAACATACTTATTTGGAAATAAATTCAGAAGCAAAGCGACAGAATTGTTTGATTTAGACAGAAAAACTGGAGAAATAAAAGTTAAAGGTCTTGTTGATTATGAATTGGAACacatttatgaaataaatattgaGGCTTCAGATGCCGGACCAGTCCCATTATCTACACATTGCAACGTTTTTGTACATGTAGAGGATATGAATGATAACAGACCGGAGATAGACATTACCTCGCAGTCCAGCCAGATTCCTGAGAACGCGCCTGTAGGTACCGTGGTGGCGCTGATCGGAGTAACCGACCTGGATTCAGGTGTGAATGGACAGGTAGTTTGTACGCTGCCCGAAGACGTGCCGTTTGAACTGAAACATTCAAATGAGGACCATTTCTATTCCTTAGTGACAACGAGAAACTTAGATAGAGAGTTGGTACCACAGTATGAAATAATTATAACAGCGAGGGACCTGGGATCCCCTTCGTTATCCTCAGTTAAGACAGTCCGCGTGGAATTATCAGACGTTAACGACAACAGTCCGGTCTTCTCACAGAGTCCCTACACCTTCTATATAATGGAAAATAACGAGCCTGGTGCATCGATATTCGCCACAAGTGCTTCTGATGCAGATGAGAATGAAAATGCCCGAATTTCATATTCCCTGGAACATGTAATTTCAGGTCAAAGTGTAACATCTTTCTTAAACATTAACCCTGATAATGGTAACATATACGCATTGAAAAGCTTTGACTTTGAAACACTGAAAACCTTCCACTTCCAAGTGGTAGCTAAAGACTCTGGAAGTCCGTCACTAAGCAGCAACGTCAGAGTTAATGTGTTTATTCTGGATCAGAACGACAACGCTCCGCTCATCCTGTCTCCAGTCAGCACTAATGGATCTGCTGAGGGTGTGGTGGAGATTTCTCGAAATGTGAACGCAGGTCATTTGGTGACTAAAGTTAGAACCTACGACCCCGATATAGGATACAATGGCTGGTTGTCATTCTCTCTGCAACAAGTTACAGACCCCAGTCTGTTTGGCTTGGAGCGCTACACAGGACAGATAAGAACACTTCGGCCATTCAGCGAATCAGACGAAGTTGTACATAAACTAGTTGTACTGGTAAAAGACAATGGGAACATCTCACTGTCAGCTACAGCGACTGTATTTATTCATGCAGTGGAGATCAAAGAAGCATTTGCATCGTCCAATATTAAAAGCAGTGAAAAAACAGATGAGCAGAACAACATCACATTGTATCTGATGATCTCACTGGGCTCAGTTTCAGCGCTTTTTGTATTCAGTATAATCGGCCTGATAGTCATGCAGTGCTCTAAACCTCCAGAATATTCCTCCAAGTACTCACATGACTCCAACTGTGTGGACACTAGCGGGAACGGAACACTGTGTCACAGCATCCAGTACAGATCCGGAGAGAAACGATACATGCTAGTTGGACCCAGGACAAGTATAGGTTCTACTATTGTCCCTGGAAGCAACGGGAACACTCTGGTGGTCCAAGAATACAATAAGAGAGTTTCTGGCGAG atcACTGGGGGCCTCCACCCCTAA